From Slackia heliotrinireducens DSM 20476:
CGTCACGATGATGATGGTGATGCCCGTCTTCCTGTTGATCTCGAGCAGCAGATCCAGGATAGAGTTGGTGGTCTTGGGGTCGAGCGCCGAGGTGGCCTCGTCGCACAGGAGATACTTGGTCTCCATGGTGAGGGCGCGGGCGATGGCGACGCGCTGCTTCTGTCCGCCGGAGAGGTTGCGGGGCTTGGCGTCCTTCTTGTCCGCCAGGCCAACGAGCTCGAGCAGCTCCATCACCTTCGCGTGCTGCTCCTCCTTCGGATACTTCCAGCACTTCATGGGCAAGGCAACATTGTCGTAGACCGTCGCGCGCTCCAGAAGCGAGAACTGCTGGAAGATCATGCCTGCATGACGGCGGAGCTCGCGGAGCTCTTTGGGGCTCATGTCCTTGACCTCGCGGCCGTCCACCTTGATGCTGCCCTCCTGATAGGAGGTTAGGCCGTTGATGCAGCGGAGCAGCGTTGACTTGCCGGCACCGCTTCGGCCGACGAGGGCGTACACGTCGCCGTCGCCGATGGTGATGTTGATGTCCTTAAGGGTGACGGTCCCGTCGTCCCACACCTTCTTAAGGTTCTTGATTTCAATCACAAAGCTACCTCCGCAATCCGATGAAAACCGCAGCAAACCAAGACCCACGTTCAGGGTCGACTCGCATATATATTGGTTAGGCA
This genomic window contains:
- a CDS encoding methionine ABC transporter ATP-binding protein; this encodes MIEIKNLKKVWDDGTVTLKDINITIGDGDVYALVGRSGAGKSTLLRCINGLTSYQEGSIKVDGREVKDMSPKELRELRRHAGMIFQQFSLLERATVYDNVALPMKCWKYPKEEQHAKVMELLELVGLADKKDAKPRNLSGGQKQRVAIARALTMETKYLLCDEATSALDPKTTNSILDLLLEINRKTGITIIIVTHQMEVVRKACQRACILEHGVITAEGPVEDIFFDRPDSLLRLLGDERQTLPSDGHNLRISHLVQTPEDGKLLNQMAFDLGYVFPILDGQILDYRGQNVGMFTINVDDEHMPAVSQYLNARDLEWHEIEIHDEASEIIDGREGE